In the Penaeus chinensis breed Huanghai No. 1 chromosome 31, ASM1920278v2, whole genome shotgun sequence genome, one interval contains:
- the LOC125041722 gene encoding mucin-2-like isoform X8 yields the protein MYIGLSLICLILSFLHPMPASSANERASAPDSANRHMGYLDKEGILDFLDKISNDLNRLGVVLKGLPTISVTTGPSTTSLGSLTTMPGGLITTTSPDGYTPLIPPGNSTTTTTTASPGLNTPSTTFPNSNVTITFSPELNVTTTTSLQGNMTFPQGNMTTPIYPESNTTTTTFPEGNMTTTTSLEGNVTTTTSPEVNMTSPEGNMTTTISPEVNMTSPEGNMTTTTFPEGNMTTTTSPEVNMTSPEGNMTTTTFPEGNMTTTTFPEGNMTTTTSPEVNMTSPEGNMTTTTFPEGNMTSTTSPEVNMTSPEGNMTTTTFPEGNITTTTSPSVNMTSPEGNMTTTTFPEGNITTTTSPSVNMTSPEGNMTTTTFPEGNMTSTTSPEVNMTSPEGNMTTTTFPGGNMTTTTSPEVNVTSPEGNMTTTTFPEGNMTTTTSPEVNMTSPEGNMTTTTFPEGNMTTTTSPEVNMTSPEGNMTTTTFPEGNMTTTTFPGGNMTTTTSPEVNMTSPEGNMTTTTFPEGNMTTTTSPSVNMTSPEGNMTTTTFPEGNMTTTTSPEVNMTSPEGNMTTTTSPEVNMTSPEGNMTTTTFPEGNMTTTTTPEVNMTSPEGNMTTTTFPEGNMTTTTFPEGNMTTTTSPEVNMTSPEGNMTTTTFPEGNMTTTTSPEVNMTSPEGNMTTTTSPEGNMTTTTSPEVNMTSPEGNMTTTTFPEGNMTTTTSPEVNMTSPEGNMTTTTSPEVNMTSPEGNMTTTTSPEVNMTSPEGNMTTTTSPEVNMTSPESNMTTTTFPEGNMTTTTSPEVNVTSPEGNMTTTTFPEGNMTTTTSTEGNMTTTTFPEGNMTTTTFPEGNMTTTTSPEGNMTTTTSPEGNMTTTTSPEGNMTTTTFPEGNMTTTTSPSVNLTSPEGNMTTTTFPEGNMTTTTSPEVNMTSPEGNMTTTTFPEGNMTTTTSPEVNMTSPEGNMTTTTFPEGNMTTTTFPEGNMTTTTFPEGNMTTTTSPEGNMTTTTFPEGNMTTSTSPEVNMTSPEGNMTTTTSSEINMTTPEGNMTTTTFPEGNMTTSTFPEINMTSPEGNMTTTTSLEGNTTYPEGNMTTTTSPEGNTTTTTSPEGNTTSPSLPILANHSKYITPTSGNYAPGATTKSFNGNASPAFYHGTQDKNVSGDRLFTTPFSSRIPNGTVDEEVVPSGEESLDFTNSHLPYVTAPYGTTTQHSVLTSAADVATENTTISQNSKLQIPVLKKFSKKKRNRNQGKMRFRRAVREIPFASIVDKSMVQHDVYGTHKSLNMQRKQHRLIPSKILYPPKKEPFSQRDWNSTESPMDSADDHIRGLAHILQTLTTDLQDAVREDAGPSEFLALMHDEAQLRTLTETLEKSNTLISIEEKDHLSRLTNFTRMSLSMAQEIVQLRLSTIAKAGTMHVILGITVSGCILLVMILVWTCYRHRRTPSNPDSRDNLSPERNFASPATYSLSRPLSQSSIIHSSDRDSSEVPQPDYATSATQGGAEHGRRGDAMPLHHYPYGRPNERPI from the exons ATGTATATAGGCTTATCTTTGATctgcctcatcctctccttcctgcaCCCGATGCCTGCTTCTAGTGCCAATGAGAGAGCATCGGCGCCCGACAGTGCCAACAGAC ACATGGGCTACCTGGACAAAGAAGGCATCCTAGATTTTCTTGACAAGATCTCGAACGACCTGAACCGTCTAGGCGTCGTCCTGAAAGGCCTGCCTACTATCAGTGTGACCACAGGTCCGAGTACGACATCCCTGGGCTCTCTCACGACTATGCCAGGTGGTCTAATCACCACTACTTCTCCAGATGGTTACACTCCTCTGATCCCTCCTGGAAATAGTACGACCACTACAACCACGGCCTCTCCTGGTTTAAACACGCCTTCCACTACCTTTCCTAACAGTAACGTGACCATCACATTTTCTCCTGAATTGAATGTAACCACTACGACCTCTCTTCAAGGCAATATGACCTTTCCTCAAGGTAATATGACTACACCTATCTATCCTGAAAGTAACACGACCACAACGACTTTTCCAGAAGGTAACATGACCACTACGACCTCTCTTGAAGGCAACGTGACCACTACGACCTCTCCTGAAGTTAATATGACTTCCcctgaaggcaacatgaccacTACGATCTCTCCTGAAGTTAATATGACCTCCcctgaaggcaacatgaccaccacgacctttcctgaaggcaacatgaccacTACGACCTCTCCTGAAGTTAATATGACCTCCcctgaaggcaacatgaccaccacgacctttcctgaaggcaacatgaccaccacgacctttcctgaaggcaacatgaccacTACGACCTCTCCTGAAGTTAATATGACCTCCCCTGAAGGCAACATGACTACCACGACctttcctgaaggcaacatgaccaGTACGACCTCTCCTGAAGTTAATATGACCTCCcctgaaggcaacatgaccacCACGACCTTTCCTGAAGGCAACATAACCACTACGACCTCTCCTTCAGTTAATATGACCTCCcctgaaggcaacatgaccacCACGACCTTTCCTGAAGGCAACATAACCACTACGACCTCTCCTTCAGTTAATATGACCTCCcctgaaggcaacatgaccaccacgacctttcctgaaggcaacatgaccaGTACGACCTCTCCTGAAGTTAATATGACCTCCcctgaaggcaacatgaccacCACGACCTTTCCTGGAGGCAACATGACCACTACGACCTCTCCTGAAGTTAATGTGACCTCtcctgaaggcaacatgaccaccacgacctttcctgaaggcaacatgaccacCACGACCTCTCCTGAAGTTAATATGACCTCCcctgaaggcaacatgaccaccacgacctttcctgaaggcaacatgaccacTACGACCTCTCCTGAAGTTAATATGACCTCACCTGAAGGTAACATGACCACCACGACctttcctgaaggcaacatgaccacCACGACCTTTCCTGGAGGCAACATGACCACTACGACCTCTCCTGAAGTTAATATGACCTCCCCTGAAGGCAACATGACTACCACGACctttcctgaaggcaacatgaccacTACGACCTCTCCTTCAGTTAATATGACCTCtcctgaaggcaacatgaccaccacgacctttcctgaaggcaacatgaccacTACGACCTCTCCTGAAGTTAATATGACTTCCcctgaaggcaacatgaccacTACGACCTCTCCTGAAGTTAATATGACCTCCcctgaaggcaacatgaccaccacgacctttcctgaaggcaacatgaccacTACGACCACTCCTGAAGTTAATATGACCTCCcctgaaggcaacatgaccaccacgacctttcctgaaggcaacatgaccaccacgacctttcctgaaggcaacatgaccacTACGACCTCTCCTGAAGTTAATATGACCTCCCCTGAAGGCAACATGACTACCACGACctttcctgaaggcaacatgaccacTACGACCTCTCCTGAAGTTAATATGACTTCCCCTGAAGGCAATATGACCACTACGACCTCtcctgaaggcaacatgaccacTACGACCTCTCCTGAAGTTAATATGACCTCACCTGAAGGCAACATGACTACCACGACctttcctgaaggcaacatgaccacTACGACCTCTCCTGAAGTTAATATGACCTCCCCTGAAGGCAATATGACCACCACGACTTCCCCTGAAGTTAATATGACCTCCcctgaaggcaacatgaccacCACGACCTCTCCTGAAGTTAATATGACCTCCcctgaaggcaacatgaccacCACGACCTCTCCTGAAGTTAATATGACCTCCCCTGAAAGCAATATGACCACCACGACctttcctgaaggcaacatgaccacTACGACCTCTCCTGAAGTTAATGTGACCTCTCCTGAAGGTAACATGACCACCACGACctttcctgaaggcaacatgaccacAACGACCTCTActgaaggcaacatgaccaccacgacctttcctgaaggcaacatgaccaccacgacctttcctgaaggcaacatgaccaccacgacctctcctgaaggcaacatgaccaccacgacctctcctgaaggcaacatgaccaccacgacctctcctgaaggcaacatgaccactacgacctttcctgaaggcaacatgaccacTACGACCTCTCCTTCAGTGAATTTGACCTCCcctgaaggcaacatgaccaccacgacctttcctgaaggcaacatgaccacTACGACCTCTCCTGAAGTTAATATGACCTCCcctgaaggcaacatgaccaccacgacctttcctgaaggcaacatgaccacTACGACCTCTCCTGAAGTTAATATGACCTCCcctgaaggcaacatgaccaccacgacctttcctgaaggcaacatgaccaccacgacctttcctgaaggcaacatgaccaccacgacctttcctgaaggcaacatgaccacTACGACCTCTCCTGAAG gcaacatgaccaccacgacctttcctgaaggcaacatgaccacTTCGACCTCTCCTGAAGTTAATATGACCTCCcctgaaggcaacatgaccacCACGACCTCTTCTGAAATTAATATGACCACCcctgaaggcaacatgaccaccacgacctttcctgaaggcaacatgaccacTTCGACTTTTCCTGAAATTAACATGACCTCtcctgaaggcaacatgaccacCACGACCTCCCTTGAAGGCAATACGACCTATCCTGAAGGTAACATGACCACAACAACCTCCCCTGAAGGCAATACGACCACGACGACCTCCCCTGAAGGCAATAcgacctctccatcccttccgaTCCTCGCCAATCACAGTAAATATATCACGCCGACCTCTGGTAACTATGCCCCTGGAGCAACGACCAAATCTTTCAATGGTAACGCTTCCCCGGCATTTTACCATGGCACTCAAGATAAGAATGTTTCTGGTGACAGACTATTTACTACGCCCTTTTCCTCTCGGATCCCCAATGGAACTGTGGACGAGGAGGTTGTGCCTAGTGGTGAAGAGTCACTTGATTTTACGAATTCTCACTTGCCTTACGTAACTGCACCATATGGGACTACCACGCAACACAGTGTGTTAACGAGTGCAGCTGATGTAGCAACTGAAAATACAACCATTTCCCAAAATTCTAAGCTACAAATTCCAGTCTTAAAGAAATTttccaaaaagaaaaggaacagaaacCAGGGGAAAATGCGTTTTCGACGAGCGGTGAGGGAAATACCATTTGCCAGTATTGTCGATAAAAGCATGGTACAACATGATGTGTATGGTACACACAAATCATTAAACATGCAACGCAAACAACACAGATTGATCCCTAGTAAAATTCTTTATCCCCCAAAGAAAGAGCCATTCTCTCAAAGAGATTGGAACTCCACTGAAAGTCCTATGGATTCAGCAGACGATCATATTCGTGGTCTGGCACACATCCTACAGACACTTACTACTGATCTCCAAGATGCCGTGAGAGAAGATGCAGGTCCATCTGAGTTTCTGGCTCTCATGCACGATGAAGCACAACTTAGGACTCTAACAGAAACGCTAGAGAAATCAAACACCCTTATAAGCATAGAGGAAAAAGACCACCTCTCCCGACTGACCAATTTCACTCGCATGTCGCTCAGCATGGCCCAAGAAATCGTCCAGCTGCGACTGTCTACCATCGCAAAGGCTGGTACTATGCATGTGATCCTCGGTATTACAGTGAGTGGCTGCATCCTTCTAGTCATGATACTAGTGTGGACGTGCTACAGGCACAGAAGGACGCCAAGCAACCCAGACTCACGGGATAACCTCTCCCCAGAGCGAAATTTCGCATCTCCAGCGACTTACAGCCTCTCCCGTCCTTTGTCGCAATCTTCCATAATCCATTCAAGTGACAGAGACTCTTCTGAAGTTCCTCAACCAGATTACGCAACGTCAGCTACCCAAGGCGGAGCAGAGCATGGGAGAAGGGGTGACGCGATGCCTCTCCACCACTACCCCTATGGAAGGCCAAACGAACGACCTATATAA
- the LOC125041722 gene encoding mucin-2-like isoform X3, translating to MYIGLSLICLILSFLHPMPASSANERASAPDSANRHMGYLDKEGILDFLDKISNDLNRLGVVLKGLPTISVTTGPSTTSLGSLTTMPGGLITTTSPDGYTPLIPPGNSTTTTTTASPGLNTPSTTFPNSNVTITFSPELNVTTTTSLQGNMTFPQGNMTTPIYPESNTTTTTFPEGNMTTTTSLEGNVTTTTSPEVNMTSPEGNMTTTISPEVNMTSPEGNMTTTTFPEGNMTTTTSPEVNMTSPEGNMTTTTFPEGNMTTTTFPEGNMTTTTSPEVNMTSPEGNMTTTTFPEGNMTSTTSPEVNMTSPEGNMTTTTFPEGNITTTTSPSVNMTSPEGNMTTTTFPEGNITTTTSPSVNMTSPEGNMTTTTFPEGNMTSTTSPEVNMTSPEGNMTTTTFPGGNMTTTTSPEVNVTSPEGNMTTTTFPEGNMTTTTSPEVNMTSPEGNMTTTTFPEGNMTTTTSPEVNMTSPEGNMTTTTFPGGNMTTTTSPEVNMTSPEGNMTTTTFPEGNMTTTTSPSVNMTSPEGNMTTTTFPEGNMTTTTSPEVNMTSPEGNMTTTTSPEVNMTSPEGNMTTTTFPEGNMTTTTTPEVNMTSPEGNMTTTTFPEGNMTTTTFPEGNMTTTTSPEVNMTSPEGNMTTTTFPEGNMTTTTSPEVNMTSPEGNMTTTTSPEGNMTTTTSPEVNMTSPEGNMTTTTFPEGNMTTTTSPEVNMTSPEGNMTTTTSPEVNMTSPEGNMTTTTSPEVNMTSPEGNMTTTTSPEVNMTSPESNMTTTTFPEGNMTTTTSPEVNVTSPEGNMTTTTFPEGNMTTTTSTEGNMTTTTFPEGNMTTTTFPEGNMTTTTSPEGNMTTTTSPEGNMTTTTSPEGNMTTTTFPEGNMTTTTSPSVNLTSPEGNMTTTTFPEGNMTTTTSPEVNMTSPEGNMTTTTFPEGNMTTTTSPEVNMTSPEGNMTTTTFPEGNMTTTTFPEGNMTTTTFPEGNMTTTTSPEVNMTSPGGNMTTTTFPEGNITTTTSPEVNMTSPEGNVTTTTSPEGNMTTTTFPEGNMTTSTSPEVNMTSPEGNMTTTTSSEINMTTPEGNMTTTTFPEGNMTTSTFPEINMTSPEGNMTTTTSLEGNTTYPEGNMTTTTSPEGNTTTTTSPEGNTTSPSLPILANHSKYITPTSGNYAPGATTKSFNGNASPAFYHGTQDKNVSGDRLFTTPFSSRIPNGTVDEEVVPSGEESLDFTNSHLPYVTAPYGTTTQHSVLTSAADVATENTTISQNSKLQIPVLKKFSKKKRNRNQGKMRFRRAVREIPFASIVDKSMVQHDVYGTHKSLNMQRKQHRLIPSKILYPPKKEPFSQRDWNSTESPMDSADDHIRGLAHILQTLTTDLQDAVREDAGPSEFLALMHDEAQLRTLTETLEKSNTLISIEEKDHLSRLTNFTRMSLSMAQEIVQLRLSTIAKAGTMHVILGITVSGCILLVMILVWTCYRHRRTPSNPDSRDNLSPERNFASPATYSLSRPLSQSSIIHSSDRDSSEVPQPDYATSATQGGAEHGRRGDAMPLHHYPYGRPNERPI from the exons ATGTATATAGGCTTATCTTTGATctgcctcatcctctccttcctgcaCCCGATGCCTGCTTCTAGTGCCAATGAGAGAGCATCGGCGCCCGACAGTGCCAACAGAC ACATGGGCTACCTGGACAAAGAAGGCATCCTAGATTTTCTTGACAAGATCTCGAACGACCTGAACCGTCTAGGCGTCGTCCTGAAAGGCCTGCCTACTATCAGTGTGACCACAGGTCCGAGTACGACATCCCTGGGCTCTCTCACGACTATGCCAGGTGGTCTAATCACCACTACTTCTCCAGATGGTTACACTCCTCTGATCCCTCCTGGAAATAGTACGACCACTACAACCACGGCCTCTCCTGGTTTAAACACGCCTTCCACTACCTTTCCTAACAGTAACGTGACCATCACATTTTCTCCTGAATTGAATGTAACCACTACGACCTCTCTTCAAGGCAATATGACCTTTCCTCAAGGTAATATGACTACACCTATCTATCCTGAAAGTAACACGACCACAACGACTTTTCCAGAAGGTAACATGACCACTACGACCTCTCTTGAAGGCAACGTGACCACTACGACCTCTCCTGAAGTTAATATGACTTCCcctgaaggcaacatgaccacTACGATCTCTCCTGAAGTTAATATGACCTCCcctgaaggcaacatgaccaccacgacctttcctgaaggcaacatgaccacTACGACCTCTCCTGAAGTTAATATGACCTCCcctgaaggcaacatgaccaccacgacctttcctgaaggcaacatgaccaccacgacctttcctgaaggcaacatgaccacTACGACCTCTCCTGAAGTTAATATGACCTCCCCTGAAGGCAACATGACTACCACGACctttcctgaaggcaacatgaccaGTACGACCTCTCCTGAAGTTAATATGACCTCCcctgaaggcaacatgaccacCACGACCTTTCCTGAAGGCAACATAACCACTACGACCTCTCCTTCAGTTAATATGACCTCCcctgaaggcaacatgaccacCACGACCTTTCCTGAAGGCAACATAACCACTACGACCTCTCCTTCAGTTAATATGACCTCCcctgaaggcaacatgaccaccacgacctttcctgaaggcaacatgaccaGTACGACCTCTCCTGAAGTTAATATGACCTCCcctgaaggcaacatgaccacCACGACCTTTCCTGGAGGCAACATGACCACTACGACCTCTCCTGAAGTTAATGTGACCTCtcctgaaggcaacatgaccaccacgacctttcctgaaggcaacatgaccacCACGACCTCTCCTGAAGTTAATATGACCTCCcctgaaggcaacatgaccaccacgacctttcctgaaggcaacatgaccacTACGACCTCTCCTGAAGTTAATATGACCTCACCTGAAG gcaacatgaccacCACGACCTTTCCTGGAGGCAACATGACCACTACGACCTCTCCTGAAGTTAATATGACCTCCCCTGAAGGCAACATGACTACCACGACctttcctgaaggcaacatgaccacTACGACCTCTCCTTCAGTTAATATGACCTCtcctgaaggcaacatgaccaccacgacctttcctgaaggcaacatgaccacTACGACCTCTCCTGAAGTTAATATGACTTCCcctgaaggcaacatgaccacTACGACCTCTCCTGAAGTTAATATGACCTCCcctgaaggcaacatgaccaccacgacctttcctgaaggcaacatgaccacTACGACCACTCCTGAAGTTAATATGACCTCCcctgaaggcaacatgaccaccacgacctttcctgaaggcaacatgaccaccacgacctttcctgaaggcaacatgaccacTACGACCTCTCCTGAAGTTAATATGACCTCCCCTGAAGGCAACATGACTACCACGACctttcctgaaggcaacatgaccacTACGACCTCTCCTGAAGTTAATATGACTTCCCCTGAAGGCAATATGACCACTACGACCTCtcctgaaggcaacatgaccacTACGACCTCTCCTGAAGTTAATATGACCTCACCTGAAGGCAACATGACTACCACGACctttcctgaaggcaacatgaccacTACGACCTCTCCTGAAGTTAATATGACCTCCCCTGAAGGCAATATGACCACCACGACTTCCCCTGAAGTTAATATGACCTCCcctgaaggcaacatgaccacCACGACCTCTCCTGAAGTTAATATGACCTCCcctgaaggcaacatgaccacCACGACCTCTCCTGAAGTTAATATGACCTCCCCTGAAAGCAATATGACCACCACGACctttcctgaaggcaacatgaccacTACGACCTCTCCTGAAGTTAATGTGACCTCTCCTGAAGGTAACATGACCACCACGACctttcctgaaggcaacatgaccacAACGACCTCTActgaaggcaacatgaccaccacgacctttcctgaaggcaacatgaccaccacgacctttcctgaaggcaacatgaccaccacgacctctcctgaaggcaacatgaccaccacgacctctcctgaaggcaacatgaccaccacgacctctcctgaaggcaacatgaccactacgacctttcctgaaggcaacatgaccacTACGACCTCTCCTTCAGTGAATTTGACCTCCcctgaaggcaacatgaccaccacgacctttcctgaaggcaacatgaccacTACGACCTCTCCTGAAGTTAATATGACCTCCcctgaaggcaacatgaccaccacgacctttcctgaaggcaacatgaccacTACGACCTCTCCTGAAGTTAATATGACCTCCcctgaaggcaacatgaccaccacgacctttcctgaaggcaacatgaccaccacgacctttcctgaaggcaacatgaccaccacgacctttcctgaaggcaacatgaccacTACGACCTCTCCTGAAGTTAATATGACCTCCCCTGGAGGCAACATGACCACCACGACCTTTCCTGAAGGCAACATAACCACTACGACCTCTCCTGAAGTTAATATGACCTCCCCTGAAGGCAACGTGACTACCACGACTTCtcctgaaggcaacatgaccaccacgacctttcctgaaggcaacatgaccacTTCGACCTCTCCTGAAGTTAATATGACCTCCcctgaaggcaacatgaccacCACGACCTCTTCTGAAATTAATATGACCACCcctgaaggcaacatgaccaccacgacctttcctgaaggcaacatgaccacTTCGACTTTTCCTGAAATTAACATGACCTCtcctgaaggcaacatgaccacCACGACCTCCCTTGAAGGCAATACGACCTATCCTGAAGGTAACATGACCACAACAACCTCCCCTGAAGGCAATACGACCACGACGACCTCCCCTGAAGGCAATAcgacctctccatcccttccgaTCCTCGCCAATCACAGTAAATATATCACGCCGACCTCTGGTAACTATGCCCCTGGAGCAACGACCAAATCTTTCAATGGTAACGCTTCCCCGGCATTTTACCATGGCACTCAAGATAAGAATGTTTCTGGTGACAGACTATTTACTACGCCCTTTTCCTCTCGGATCCCCAATGGAACTGTGGACGAGGAGGTTGTGCCTAGTGGTGAAGAGTCACTTGATTTTACGAATTCTCACTTGCCTTACGTAACTGCACCATATGGGACTACCACGCAACACAGTGTGTTAACGAGTGCAGCTGATGTAGCAACTGAAAATACAACCATTTCCCAAAATTCTAAGCTACAAATTCCAGTCTTAAAGAAATTttccaaaaagaaaaggaacagaaacCAGGGGAAAATGCGTTTTCGACGAGCGGTGAGGGAAATACCATTTGCCAGTATTGTCGATAAAAGCATGGTACAACATGATGTGTATGGTACACACAAATCATTAAACATGCAACGCAAACAACACAGATTGATCCCTAGTAAAATTCTTTATCCCCCAAAGAAAGAGCCATTCTCTCAAAGAGATTGGAACTCCACTGAAAGTCCTATGGATTCAGCAGACGATCATATTCGTGGTCTGGCACACATCCTACAGACACTTACTACTGATCTCCAAGATGCCGTGAGAGAAGATGCAGGTCCATCTGAGTTTCTGGCTCTCATGCACGATGAAGCACAACTTAGGACTCTAACAGAAACGCTAGAGAAATCAAACACCCTTATAAGCATAGAGGAAAAAGACCACCTCTCCCGACTGACCAATTTCACTCGCATGTCGCTCAGCATGGCCCAAGAAATCGTCCAGCTGCGACTGTCTACCATCGCAAAGGCTGGTACTATGCATGTGATCCTCGGTATTACAGTGAGTGGCTGCATCCTTCTAGTCATGATACTAGTGTGGACGTGCTACAGGCACAGAAGGACGCCAAGCAACCCAGACTCACGGGATAACCTCTCCCCAGAGCGAAATTTCGCATCTCCAGCGACTTACAGCCTCTCCCGTCCTTTGTCGCAATCTTCCATAATCCATTCAAGTGACAGAGACTCTTCTGAAGTTCCTCAACCAGATTACGCAACGTCAGCTACCCAAGGCGGAGCAGAGCATGGGAGAAGGGGTGACGCGATGCCTCTCCACCACTACCCCTATGGAAGGCCAAACGAACGACCTATATAA